The sequence GCGTATCTTATAACCGTCCCGTTAACTTCTTCAGGTAATTCAAACTCGTTTTTACCCTTCACGTTATACCATTTCTTGAACACGAGCGTCCCGTTGTCCATGAAACCCCAGATTCCCAGTCCAGTTCCGGTTGCGTTTTCAAAATGGAAAATTACCCTGCCGTTTGCCTTCTCCACCCTCACGTTTGGGTGTTTAAGTTTCAGGATTTTTACAAATCCCCCGTCGGAATAAACCAGCTCGTAAGGCTCTTTGGGCGTTATGAAAAGCTTTGCCAGAGTTGTGTTGAAGGCTTCCTCGTTCATAAAAACCGCATACTTGTAATTAAGGTTTATGTAAAGGTAGGTGTTGGAGTTTGAGTTTGTGAGGTTTGGCTTCATCACTCTGCCTTGATACTCCACGTAAAGCTCCTTTGGCATTAGCACGTTCCCGTTGATGTTTGCTATCGCACTCCACTCGTTCCCGGGCTTCACCACTATTCTGTAATTCCCCTTCTGGAATACCAAAGCTCCAATCTCGGAGGTAAGCGGCAAGACGAGAAGCCCGTACTTTTCGGTAATGTTGTACTTCGGATGGCTATCTGCAGTTTCGACTATCGCCCTAAACTTGAGGAAGTCATAATAGCTCACAACAACGTAGTCCACTCCCAAGTTTATAGCCCAGTTTTCATCGAGCTTGCCGAGATAATAAAGGGCTACGCCAGAATTTGGACTCCCCTGGGCTATTGGGCTTCTTCTTGCGTAATAAGTCACCCAGTGACCGTAGTCCCACCAAGCTAAAACTATATCGTTTTCATTTGAATGATTCCCTAAATAAAGCAAGGCATTCTCCCAGTTTTTATTCATGAAAGGCTTCTCTGCCAAAACCCTTTCAAGTCCCAAACCCGCACTTGTTACCGGAACCACAACGAGCAGAAGCACCGAAAGGGCCAGCGCCTTTCTATAATCAAACTTCGACTTTACCCTAGGATAAATTGTATCATGCAGGGAAACTACCCCTACTCCAGCCATTGTTGCAATTGCCATAGACCCGATGAAAAGGAACCTCGTCCAAGTGTAGACCATGTAAAGGCTTGGCAGAATAAGACCCAAGAGAAGGAAATCGGGAAGTTTGGCTTTTCTCGAGGCAAAGCGAAGGAGGAAAAGAGGACACAAAAACACCAAAATGCTGTAAGCTGCCCAGATGTCGCTAAACGTCGAATGCCTTGTCTCAAGAATTGGCGCTTCTTTGAAAATTCCGAATCCAGAGGAAAGCTCCTTAAGTGCCTCAAACCTAGCGAAAAGCAGATAAACTCCGATGATTGAAAGCATAACCACTATTAGAGCTCTCTGCTTTCTATCTTTCAGGACTCTCGAGAGGAGGAACAACACAAGAATTCCTGCAAGTGCTAAAGGCACTAGATACTTCAAGTGAACAACCAAATAAACGTCTTTGATTGCTCCTAATTCAATTCCAAGTTTCTCTGCAGTCTTCTTAGCCAGCCAATTACTTCCTCCGAGCATGCAGTATCCAAAATATTTTCCTAAATAGTTGGCCAGAATTGTCCCGAAAGCCGTTGAAACTGCCAAAAGCCCAGAATCTAGGAGGTATTTGTCTCTTCCCATAATGAAAGCCCCAAAGGCCAAAAGAATGGCATTCCCAAGAAGGAATATGAATATTGGGTAGTAAGCCTGCCAGAATATCGAGGCTAAGCCGCTTGCAAAGGCTGGAATTAAATAAAAGGCAAGTCTCTTATATCTCCATTTTCTTCTGGTCTTTGTTAAAGCCAATGAAATTCCAAACAAAGCCATCGAATACCAGAAGAGCATGTAGTTATCTCCTCTATAATAGTTTGCCATCGACCTAAAAATGTGCCCAAAGCTTACCGCAAGGAATAGCCCCGAGAAGAACGCCTCTTTCTCTCCATAAAAATTAAGCATGGCAAGATAAAGGAAAACTATCGTTAGAACACCGAAAATCACCGGTGTAATTCTGAAAGCGTCGTAAAGGGAAACTCCAAAAACACTCAAAAACTTATAAACATAAGCCGGGGTCATCCAAAGCCCAAGAGGATGGAAATTTTTAATCTGAAATCCCCAAGGCCCACCAGCAATAGTGAAAAAGTTAAACCACTTCCCAGCCTTCAAAGCCTCCTCAATATAAGCTAAATGAAAATAAGGATCATAACCAAACATGTACTCATACCTTAAGGGAACTAGCCTCATAATAAGCGCAATTACAGTTATTATGGGCAAAGCCACTTTAGGCCTAAAGATGTCCTCAGGTTTCATCACACTCGCCAGCCTATATTTTTCCTCACAACTCACTTAAACATTTCCACTTTCTTGACTTCTCTCTTTAAGCTCAGCAAGAGGAACATCATGCTCAACCCAGCCATAAGCGAAACCTGGTTCTCAACGGTGTAAAGGTACTCATACCTGAGCCTTAAAACCACCATCAAGCCCACAACCACTAAAACAAAAACAACTACTCTCAAATCAAGGAAAACTTTCATATCTGGCTTTTTGAAGTTATAACTCCCCCTAAACTCCACCCCGACCAAAACCTCCCTAAGAACCATTAAAGAAGGCAAAACACCAAGCAAAAGAACTTTAATTGCCTCAAAAGACAGGAAATCCTTCACAAAAACATCATTCATCAACCAAATAGCATAGAAGAAATAAGCAAGAAGACCCAAGTCTTTGCTCTTCCTCGCTAACAAATAAACTAATGGTATCAAAACAACGGCCTTGGCCCTTAAAAGCAAGCTCCCTATTATCGCTATTACTCCCCAGATCATCTCAGCTCCCTCGCTATCTCCCTAAGGTAATCGCTCGGGCCCAGATCAATAGTAGGAACCAAAGCGTTGAACTTCCTAACCGTCTTCTCCCTCTCCAGATACCTTTCGTACAAAAACCTCAACGTCTCTTCATTAATATCTCTACCGTAAAACAGTATTGGGTTGGGGGAGAGCACAACTATCTTGTGCTTCTTCCTTAGTATAAGCATTAACCTGTAAAGCAGGGACGTATGCCCCATCAAATCACTAATAACTATCAGATAAGAAGGATCCTTTATGTTGAGCAGGGCCTCACCAAGCCCACTCCTCTTCCTCGGGAAGAGCTTCCCCATGAACTTCCTACCCTTCTCGCTGAACCTCAAGGTTAAGGTGCTCTTCAAGCTCATCAGCCCTTTCTCCTGCCTGAACCTCACCGCAGCCCTTATTTTATTCATCTGCTCCCTTCCCCTAGATGGCCTAACGACCCTAACGCCCCTGTCATCGTATATGATAAGCCCCACCTTGTAGTTCTTCTTCAAAAGAACCGTCGCCAAGTGCAGAACCAGAGTTGAGGCATAGTCTATCTTGGCCTTCTTGAGCCCCTTCCTCATCTCCCTTGTTGCATCCAATACAAGGTAAACGTTCCCTTCCTGCTCCTTCATGAAGACCCTGACTATGAGCTCTCCCAAACGGGATGAGGCCTTCCAGTCTATCCTCCTCAAGTCATCCCCCGGTAGATACTCTCTCAAGCCCTCGAGCTCCAAGCTCTCCAGCCCAAGGAAGACGCTCTTCTTGTAGGCCTCGCCAAGCCTTATGTTGTAGTCCTCTTTAGCCGCTTCCCTTATGGAATCAACCGAGGGGATCACATCGAGCTTGTACTTGCCAACACTCAATTCCTCAAAGTAGAGCTCGTTCAAATCATAAATCTCCAGTTCCAGTGAAACTTCATACTCTCCCTTCTTCTCTGGAATAAGAAATAAATCGATAAACTTCTCTTCCCCAGACTTCAGAACGTAAGTTCCCCCATCTTCAATCCTCACGTTTAAAACAGGGCCGCTCTTAACCCTAACCTTTACATCGCTCCCAAGGTTCTTGACCTTCAAAACAACCCTTGCCTTTTTACCTTCCTCAACAGTTTTTGGAAACTCAACGTCAACTTTTATCTCCGGCTTAAAATCCCTTCTGGTTTTTAAGATATACAGAGCTAGGCCTAGGCCAAAAAGAGCACTAAAAACGTTTGAGGCCAAATACCCATGGGCAAAGCCTATGCCCGAAAGAGTCCACAGAAGATCTTCTCTTTTCATACAGGCACCTCTACCTCGTCAAGGATATCCCTTATGACGTCTTCGCTCTTAACACCTTCAATTTCGTAATCTGCCCTAACAATAAGCCTGTGGCTCAAAACACTTGGTGCAATTTCCTTTATGTCGTCCGGTATGACGTAGTCCCTCCCCCTTAGGAAGGCTAAGGCCTTTGAGGCATAGAGGAGATGTTCAGCAGCCCTTGGAGAGGCTCCAACTAAAAGCCTATCGTCTTTTCTAGTTCTGGCGATTATCTGATAAAGATACTCCAGAACCTCCTCACTTGTTTTGACCTTTTTAACCTGAGCCATTAAAGCCAGAATCTGGGTTGGGGTGAACCTCTGCTTTACTTCTCTAAACTCTCCTCTGTCCTTTCTAAGCAGCATCTCAAGCTCTTCCTCTTTATCGGGATAGCCCACTTTTATCTCCATCATAAACCTGTCGATCTGGGCCTCCGGTAAAGTATAAACTCCCTCGAACTCCAGCGGATTTTTGGTCGCTATCACAAGGAAAGGCCTTGGCAATGAAAGGGTTTTCCCCTCTATCGTTACCTGGCCTTCTTGCATCGCCTCAAGCAAAGCGGATTGAGTCTTTGGCTGGGCTCTGTTAATTTCATCGGCCAAAACTACGTTGGCAAATATGGGCCCCTTCTTTATCTTGAACTGACCAATCTTTTGGTCGTAGTAAACGGTTCCGATTATATCAGCAGGCAATAAATCAGGTGTAAGCTGAATCCTCGAAAATTCCAAACCAATGGCATGTGCAAAGCTCTTCGCTATTGTAGTCTTCGCAACTCCCGGAATCCCCTCAAGGATCACGTGCCCCTCGGCCAATAAAGCTACAGCCAAAAGCTCTATAACATCATCTTTCCCAACAACAGCGTTGTGAATTTCATCTTTGAGCTTTTCAAGGAACTCTTTACCGTTCATTTTAACCACCCAGCTTTTTTCCGGTGTTTATCTCCCTTATTATCTTCCTGAGAACCTTCTCATCATAGCCCTCTTTCTTTAACTCCTCTATCACATCGTCCAAACTTTTTTCTTCTTCCTTAAAGACTTTGCCCAGTATGAAATTCACAGTCCTACTTATTCCCTCCAAGGCCAAGCCGCTCTCAATGAAAATAGCTAAAACTGCCACCCCCAAAATCACGTAAAATGCCTTCATTTTGTCCAAGCTTCTTCTGATAACCACAGTTCCCATGGAATAAGGATTGAAGCTCGCGTGATGAGCTTCGTCGATGTAAATCACATCTGCCTTTATGTAGCGCACGAAGTTCCTTATGAAGGGCTCGTTCATCTCGAACATGTCGTTTATGAAGACGCTCGGGTCCGAGAAGAGGATTATCCTCCCGTTCCCGTATTCGAGCTCGCTCATTATTGGGAGCTGCCTCTGGTTGTTCCCTATTATAGCCACTTTGCTCGTGTATATTGAGCCGTTGGCCCCGACTATTACCGATGGAACGTTAAGCGTCAGCTTATCAACCCCAACGCCAAGCTGTGGGTCTAAGATCCTCACGACCTCAGGGAAGTTGTAGTTCTTCGAGTAGAAGACGTCAATGGGAATAAGGCTCGTAAACCTGGCCGTTAAGTTTAGCCCCACCAAAATATCATTTCCCGTACCGAAGTCGTCTATCAAAACAAGCGTGCCGCCGTTCTCCAGGAACTTCTTAACTTCCTCAACCTCAAGGGGAGAATAACCCAGATTCGGTCCAAGGATTAAAAGAACACCTTCTTTCTCGCCAAGGCCAAAGGAGTTATACGAAGTTATCACAGGAACAACCTTCGTCTCCTCATACAAGAGCTTTCCAAACTCTGAGGCACCGTTCCACCTCGTGTTGAAAACGCTGAACTCAGCGCTTGTGTGGAATACAGGTATGGCTAAAGGCATCACAATGAGAAAGATACCAAATGCCATGAGTATAATGTAGACGGCCCTCCTCATAACTCCTCCCTCACTATGAAGGACACTATAAGCCCGGCTATATGCCTCAAGTAGTCCAGAACCTCACGCCTTCTGAGAGGCTTCTTACCATAAAAGTGCTTCTCGTAAAGAACCGTGACTTTTTCCAGGTGGTATGCAAAAGCCTCCTTCCTCAACCTGTTCACAAGCTCCCTGGGCGTTAGGCTGGGCTTTAGACCATAGTGCTTGATGAGCTTCTCGTAAACCTCCCTGTACATCTCCCTGAAAGACTTTAATTTCCTTTCCACTTCTTGTTCTTCAATCTTCCATGCCTCTTCAAGGGCCTTCAACAGCTTCACGAACTCCTCATCGCTTATACCTCTTCTCCTTCTTATGTAAACTTTCCTTGCCAGATACCCGATGCCGCCAAAGAGGACAAGAACCATAACAAAGAGTATTAACTCAAATATGGAAAACTCGGTACCTCCAATGTTTACGGTATTTTCAGCTTCCTCTTCCCCACCCACCGTCTCAACCGGGTATTCAAGGAACACAACCCCAAGGGAGGCAGAACTACCTGCATAAATCTCACTACCGATATAGGTAACGTTTAATAGCTTCTTCCCGGCCTCGTTGCTCGTAACGTTGAACGAAAACCTCCCATCGCTTGAAGTTACCAATGAAAACCTCTCACCATCAAACTCCCCAAAGACCTCTTCACCTTTTAAGGGCCTCCCGTAATAGTCAAGGAGCAGGCCTTTAACCGTTATGCTCTCGTTTACGTAGGCACTTCCCCTGGAAGAGAGTACTATCTTAGTGGGCACCTTCAACACATTAACCACAAGAACGTTTGATTTCACGACGCTCCCGTTCTTTAATCCGGTTGCAAAGACCTCATACTTGCCAACCTTATCAAAGGAATACACGTAGGAAAATCTGCCCCCCTTAACCCTCAAAGCTATGGTTTGGTTCTCAATATGGAGGTAAACATTCTCAAAGCCCGGAGCATAGCCATAAAAGGTGACGTTCTCATAAACATAAGGGTTAAGGTTCGAGGCGTAGAGTGTTATGGACGCAGGAACTAGCACAACTTGGTTTTCCTCGAGAAATTCTTCAAAACCAATTGGTTCTCCGTTTTTTTCTTTTTCTTTGATAATCTCCTGCACTTCTTCAGGGGTTAAAACTTTATAAGCACTCAAAACCCTCTCATAGCCGGAATACATCTTCTTAATCTTCTCAAGCTTCTCTCTGAGGGATGATGTATCGAGCGTTAAGGTGCTGTTGTCCTCATCAACGAACTCAAAGGTATCAATCACATCAAGGGCCTTCTCGGCACTTGAGATTCCTTCCTTCACCATTTCCAAACCTAGGGTTGCATTAACGTAGGCATAGTAGTCTCTCATCTCTTTGACGACCTCGATGTTGTCTAAGAAGAGCCTCTGGCCGAGGGCTATCTTCTTCAAACCATTACCGAGCTCCAGAAAAGGAGGCAAATACTTTTCAACCTTTGACTCTATCCCAAAGGACTTGTAAAACTCCACCTCTTCCCTAGTCGTGTTCAGCTTTGCCTCAACGCTATTCGCGTAATATATGCTCTCGTTGTCCTCGGCAATTACCTTGTCAAGAGCCATCTCAGAGTAGAGGAGGATAATTCTAAAATGGATATAAATCCCCTTATCGTTCTCGTAGGCCTTTTCGTACTCAAGATGCCTTTCCATGGCTAATCCAAAGCCGCTGAAAATCAGGAGCGTGAGGATGATTAAAGCAGCTACTCTCATTTCCCTCAAATCAAAGAAAATGATAAACATTTTAAAGTTAATGGTTTTAAATTGAGGGGGAGGTAAAATTATGAGAGTGGAGAGGATAGCCAGTGCTTCTCTAGCGGGCATTGGAACTTTTCTCATCATCTATGGGGCGATAAATTCCAATCAGAGCTTAGTTAATCTGGGCTTTGCCGGACTGTTTCTGGGTTTTGTAGTCCTAACGTTCAAATCTAAAGAATACGTCAAGAGAGAGGCCCTCGACAACCTAATACTCCCCTACATAGAGACCCTCCGCCGTATGGTAAGGGATCTGGGCCTTGAAGGCAACGCGCTGTACATACCCCCATACGAGAACATGCCCGAAGGAGGGACTTTTATCCCCCTGCACAAGGACTTTGACCTCGACCTTGGGAGGATGGACGAGGAGACGGTTTTCTTAACCAACGTGGCCAATGAGAGGCAGATGGGTCTTTTGATAAGGCCAACTGGTGCCGACCTTGTCAAGAAGTTTGAAGAGCACTTTGAAAGCACTTTGGACGGAAGCGGCTCCTCGGCAGTTGAAAGCGTTGCATCTTCTGTCTTGAGAGCCCTTGACCTTGCCAGAGGTGTCCACATAGACGAAAGTGAAGGGGGGTTTAGGATAATCGTAAAGCCAACAAACATTGAGATATGTAGGGCGAGCATAGAGGACTGCAACCAAACGGCCTGTCCAGTGTGTTCGTCTATTCTATTGGCCCTTGCAAAAGGCACAGGTGAGGTTTTGGAGAGCGAGGACTTTAATATGGGAGAGCATGGAATCGAGATAAAGGCCAAAAAGCTCGGGGGAGTAATAGAATGGACGTAGAAGACTATATCCTGCTCTTCCTCTCAATCTGGGTTCTCATCTCGGCTTTAGCTACAGGGAGTGTAGATGTATTTCTCACCTTAACCCTCATTGGGCTTTTGATAACCCTTGAAGTTGGGGGCTTATTCTTAAGCAAGGAGCAGAAGGAAAACTTAAAACCTCTGGTCGAGCTTCTGCTCGTGATATTCGCCATAATAGTGATGAAAAAAGTCTACGAGGTTTTGAGTGGATGAACCAAACCCGTTTTAATGTCTTTTTTGGCAAAGCTGGAGCCAGATACAGCCAAAATGATATATCCAAAAATTGGATAATCCTGTTAGTGGATTATGAATGAAGTTCTATGACCAAGAGAGGGAACTTGAAGTTCTAGAAAAGCTTTAGCCTTACAAATACTTTGTTCTTTTGAAAGCCTCGTCCTTCAGGGTAGGGATGTAGGTGAAAGTTAGTCTTCAACAACCACAACATCAAGGTTCTCAAAATGCCTATCAAAAGTATAAATTTCTTTAATGCCCAACTCCTTCATTTTAAGATACGCCAAAGCATCATTTACACTTACGTTTTTCTCCCTTGCTGTTAAGACAGCCTTTAGATAATCTTCCATCGTGACAGATACTATTTTAACATTTTCCGCTGTTAGAAGTTCTTCTAGGAACTCTAGAGCAGTTGTTAAGTTGGCCTTCGCCTCGAGAATGTTTGCGACCTCACTAAGGTGAACGACCGTCGTAGTGACCTCTTCCCCTTCTTGGACTCTTTGAAGAATCTTTTTTGCCTTCTTTTTCCTATCAAGAATTTGAGGGCTGAGGTTGTTTTTTGGTTTTATTATGGCATATAGAAAAACATTGGCATCTATGAATCTCATATTAAATCCTCCAGCAGTTCCTTTTCGAGGTCTTCTCCCTTAATTTCAACTTCAACCATATCAAAAAATCTGGACAAGTTGGGCTTCTTTCTCGGTAGTATCTCTATTCTATCGTCCAGTTCAATTAAAATGATCTCATCACCCCATTTATCACGCCACTCTTTGGGAATGACTACCCTACCTTGTCTATCAATTCTCTTAATTTCCATTATCATATAATTGTCACCATTTTCTTATCGTAATTCCACATTAATAAGATTTGTGGTAGAACTTTCTAGGCCTTCAAGAGTCCCCTTGAGCAGGTGACGTCAAAAGTGTAGAGAATAACCTACTCTACTACAGAGCTGACCTTCTCCCCTCCCTAAAGGAGGCGTAAAAAGAAAAAATCAGCTAAAAATGCAAGAAACACTATTATACCACCTGACTCACAATTTCCAAAAGTTCTTTGGCGAACCTCAAAACGAACTCCGCTTCTTCTTCATCAACTAAAGCCCCCTCCATACTGGACATTGTGCCTTGAAATCCCGAGTTTATCTAGAATGTCCATAAGCTCCACTATTTTGGGATTACTTCTGTACAGTTCCCTAACAGCAATAACTAAACACTGATGGCTTCTTTCTTTATATCCCTTTGCAAAGAGTAGGGCCCTCACCGAATGAAATGCGGAATTATAAGCGGCTATTTCAACCATAACGTAGTCGCCAATTTCAAATGTTCTTTCTGCAGATTTTAGGAACCGTCTTGCAATCTCTATTGAACTTTTCACCCTTTCTATTGCTGAAGGATCGTGCTTTATTAATCCTCTCCTCAAACACTCCTCAAACTTCATAATGGAGCCCCGTTTCCTCCTGCACCTATTTTTGTTTTAAACACTGACTAATCACTACTAATGAGTTCTTGTGGTGCAGGAGGTTGGCCTCAACCGTTAAGTTCACGGGAACCACCGGCTCCTCCCCCAACGGTTCACGGGCCTTCGGGCTGAACGGAAACAGCCCCAACAAGTTCAGCACAGCAACAAAATCCCTGTCTGCAGAAAACCCGCAAACGGGACACTCGAAAACCCTCCGACGCAGAGCGCCATCACCGGGTTTAATCTTAAACGCCCCACAACGAGGACAAACCTGAGAAGAATACGCTGGATTCACAAAAACAAGGGGAACGCCAAACTCAACCGCCTTCTCGAAAACAAACCGCTGGAACCCGTTCATACCAATATTGTGGAGCGTGTTCCTCAGCCTCTTCTCGTTCTTCTTCCTCTTCTTGGTAACCTTCTGATTGAAATTCTTGGGGACGGCCTCAAGAACAATCGTAGCGTTCAACTCTCTGGCAACTTCGACTAGTCTCTTCGCCAACTTCCTCTGCAAGTCAACTCTCCTATCCATCTTCCTCCGTCCAAACTTCCTGAGGAGTCCCTTCCCCTTCTTCGAAGGCAGTTTTCTTTTCCAGCCAGTTAAGTGAGACTCCTGAGTTCTTGTCCTCACGTCAGAATAAAACCTCGTCAGTCTTCCAAAATCCGTTCTAACCTGAATTAAAAACTCCTGAGTGCCGAAAGAAACGTTGTCTGCATTGTAATCCACGCTGAGGAAACGCCCAGTAACTTTGGGTTCATCGAACTCTTTCTCGAAGACGAAATACGCAAGGATTTTCCGCTCTTCCTCAGCAATACGGAGTTTCACGCCGGCCTTGACCTTCCAGCCCTCGTTGAGGTATTTAAAGAAGAGTTTGTGAGGTTTTAAAGGAAGTTTTATCCGCCCACGTTTCGTGGTTAGGCCGATTATGAGAATTCTTCTCCCGTTTCTAAGAGTGTTGAACTGTGGAAACCTCTTGTAATCCCACAGAACGTCGTCCAGCCAGAGAGAAACGTTCCTGATTTCTGGTTTCTCTGTTCTGGCCCTTCCCTTCTTCTTCAGTTCGAGAAAACTCCTTGCCCTTGTCGTGGCATCCTGACAAACAGTGTAATAGTAATGGGTTGGTAAGTCGTGTTCTTCCTTGAGTTTTTCATAAAAGCGTTTTCTAAGTTTCAGGTGGCTCTTCACCTTGTTCGCGACGGCGTAATTTGTCAGAAACTTCAGAATTTCCAAGTATTCATCATAAACTTCTTTTATCGTTTCGAACTTTTTTCTCGTGAGTGGATAACTTTCGAGGACGATTGTTCTGGTCAGTTTCACTCGTTTTCAACCTCCGTGAGGAGTTTTTTGAACCCTTGGACAAATTTCTTATTCTTATGACTCCTCAACCCATAAAGTCTTCCCGCGAAACTGGTTATTATTGCAATCAAGTCTTCCACGAGTTCTTCTTTCGGGGTTTTGTCCTTCTTGAAGACTGTTTCAATCCTCACGTTGTAGGCTGTGAAGAGTTCTTCCAAGTATTTGAATCCGAATCGTGTGAGCCTGTCAGGGTAAGTTACGATGAGAACATCGTACTCCTTGTTTTTTGCTAAATTGATTAGTTTTTTGAGGCCTTTCCTGTTTTCGTTTAGTCCAGAGGCAACTTCCTTAACCTCATCCACGATTTGGTAGCCTTTGCTGGTAGCGTATTGTTCGAGGGTTTTGAGTTGGGTTTCTAAGTCTTCCTTCTGGTCTCTTCTTGAGACTCTAGCGTAGAGGATTGCCCTTGTTATTTCTGTTCTTTTGCCAAGTAGTTTTTGGACTTCTTCTTCTGGAATTCTGTAGTCTCGGCCTATTTTGATGGCCTTGATTTTTCCAGCGTGGATCCAGCGGATTATGGTGACTTTATTGTAATTGAGGAGTTCCGCAACCTCTGAAGGTTTGTAAAACTTGGGCATTACTGACACCTAAGTATTAGTATGCAACGAAAATATCTAAATCTTTCGAAAGATACTACTCAAAGAACAGCCTGTAAATTTTTTAAAGTGCTCTAGTCTTTCGTTCATTATAACAAACGATTTCACTTAACTTGAAATTAACACGTTAGCATAGGGAAAACCGTTTTAAGCATTCTCATTCCTTTAGTATTGGTGATTAAATGAACCTAAGAGATTACTGGGATTTGATAACGATCATTGCGCTCTCAATCTTCCTTGACTTCCTCATCGCTTTCTATCCCGAAAGCCTGCTTAGAAAAGCCCTTGGTCTGGCTTTTGTACTCTTCTTCC comes from Thermococcus aggregans and encodes:
- a CDS encoding RNA-guided endonuclease InsQ/TnpB family protein; translation: MKLTRTIVLESYPLTRKKFETIKEVYDEYLEILKFLTNYAVANKVKSHLKLRKRFYEKLKEEHDLPTHYYYTVCQDATTRARSFLELKKKGRARTEKPEIRNVSLWLDDVLWDYKRFPQFNTLRNGRRILIIGLTTKRGRIKLPLKPHKLFFKYLNEGWKVKAGVKLRIAEEERKILAYFVFEKEFDEPKVTGRFLSVDYNADNVSFGTQEFLIQVRTDFGRLTRFYSDVRTRTQESHLTGWKRKLPSKKGKGLLRKFGRRKMDRRVDLQRKLAKRLVEVARELNATIVLEAVPKNFNQKVTKKRKKNEKRLRNTLHNIGMNGFQRFVFEKAVEFGVPLVFVNPAYSSQVCPRCGAFKIKPGDGALRRRVFECPVCGFSADRDFVAVLNLLGLFPFSPKAREPLGEEPVVPVNLTVEANLLHHKNSLVVISQCLKQK
- a CDS encoding IS607 family transposase — encoded protein: MPKFYKPSEVAELLNYNKVTIIRWIHAGKIKAIKIGRDYRIPEEEVQKLLGKRTEITRAILYARVSRRDQKEDLETQLKTLEQYATSKGYQIVDEVKEVASGLNENRKGLKKLINLAKNKEYDVLIVTYPDRLTRFGFKYLEELFTAYNVRIETVFKKDKTPKEELVEDLIAIITSFAGRLYGLRSHKNKKFVQGFKKLLTEVENE